Proteins from one Sarcophilus harrisii chromosome 2, mSarHar1.11, whole genome shotgun sequence genomic window:
- the CPLX2 gene encoding complexin-2 has translation MDFVMKQALGGATKDMGKMLGGEEEKDPDAQKKEEERQEALRQQEEERKAKHARMEAEREKVRQQIRDKYGLKKKEEKEAEEKAALEQPCEGSLTRPKKAIPAGCGDEEEEEEESILDTVLKYLPGPLQDMFKK, from the exons GGGCCACCAAAGACATGGGAAAGATGTTGGGGGGTGAGGAGGAGAAGGATCCAGATGcccagaagaaggaagaagaacgGCAGGAGGCCCTCAGACAACAGGAGGAGGAACGCAAAGCCAAGCATGCTCGCATGGAGGCAGAGCGGGAAAAGGTCCGGCAGCAAATTCGAGACAAG TATGGcctgaagaagaaggaagagaaggaggctGAAGAGAAGGCTGCCTTGGAGCAGCCATGTGAGGGCAGCCTGACCCGCCCCAAGAAAGCCATTCCAGCCGGTTGtggggatgaggaggaggaggaggaagagagcatCCTGGACACCGTTCTCAAGTACCTACCTGGGCCTCTCCAGGACATGTTCAAGAAGTAA